The Thermoanaerobaculia bacterium genomic sequence TCTGGAGCTTCAGGGCGAGGTCGGCGAGGACCTCCTCCTTCGTCTGCGGGTCGGTGAGGATCTCCTCGAGGAGATCCTGGACGTCGAGGACCTCGACCGTGTCGGCGTCCTCTTTCCAGGCGGTGCGGAGGATCTGCTGGAAGCGCCGGTGCTCCTCGCGGGCGCCGTCGCCGTAGAGGATGTCGTCGAAGAGGAGCTCGTCCATCATCGAAGGCACCATCCGGTCGATCTCCTTGCCGGGGAGATGGACCAGAACGGCGTCGAGCTTGCCGATCTCGGATGTGACGTGGAGCTTCATTTCTCGTTCGCTCGTCTTCCGGGAGAGGTCCCGAGCCGGCGGCCCCGCAGACCCGTCGCGGCCCTCGCCCCGTCGCGCCCGGTCCGGCCGTTCTCGGGATGCGGTTCTCGAAGGCGCAAGGCCGGGACTATACCGGACGGGGCGAACGGCGGGCAAGTTCGCTCCGTGGATTCAAGCAGATGCGCGCCAGTCTGTCGGTTGGGATCATGACGAGGCGCGGCCAGGCGCGAGCCCGATCCGCCGCCGCTCCGCCGAGCTATGGCGGATTGATCGCCGACCCCCGGGTTTGAATTACTTGCACGCTCGAAGCCTCGATCCGCCGAAGCCTTGGCGAAGGCGGACGGGATGCGGACGGCCGGCCCGGCGGCGAAGGCGTACCGATGGCGTACCTCGAGCCGCCGGCCGGCGGCACGCGCCCGGCCGGCTCGATGCATCGCCGCGCCGGCCTACGACTCGGGCGGAAGGACCCGCAGCGGCAGCGCGGCCTGGGCGGGTGAGTCCTCGGAATCGGCGATCTCGCGCAGCCGTTCGGCGAAGCGCGCGAGCTGCTTGAACGTCTCCTCGTACTGCTTCTGCGCGTTCGAGAGATGGTTGCCGAGCTTTCCGAAGGGCTCC encodes the following:
- a CDS encoding arginine deiminase family protein gives rise to the protein MKLHVTSEIGKLDAVLVHLPGKEIDRMVPSMMDELLFDDILYGDGAREEHRRFQQILRTAWKEDADTVEVLDVQDLLEEILTDPQTKEEVLADLALKLQ